The following coding sequences are from one Culex quinquefasciatus strain JHB chromosome 1, VPISU_Cqui_1.0_pri_paternal, whole genome shotgun sequence window:
- the LOC6040695 gene encoding uncharacterized protein LOC6040695 isoform X3: MLFKKDKPFPMMETTVRLCKFIGLWHDTDLGKVCWQAKFTLASLTFWYIVPEICFVTRQDRELTIRLKGMIEILAMSIFVVRIGAHVLHRGTLQRCFWDVQETLGQFVDSGHVEVQKMLEHLVSSASFITRSYTTALLCNASLYGDIPALIAIGQYLMGADIETFPPTILEADYVLFEHQSNILVWIPVLLVSIATQYSMLTSLAANECLNWNLLHHVSCLFKMVKFEISHLGECSTSDEFKKRLVKIVTVHDAAYRSTIFL; encoded by the exons ATGCTGTTCAAGAAAGACAAACCCTTCCCGATGATGGAGACCACCGTGAGGTTGTGCAAGTTTATTGGCCTGTGGCACGACACCGACCTCGGTAAGGTGTGCTGGCAGGCCAAATTCACTCTGGCAAGTTTGACCTTTTGGTACATCGTTCCGGAAATTTGCTTCGTGACCCGCCAGGACCGGGAACTGACCATACGGTTGAAAGGTATGATTGAGATATTGGCCATGTCGATCTTCGTGGTACGCATCGGTGCCCACGTGCTCCATCGGGGAACGCTGCAGAGGTGCTTCTGGGACGTGCAGGAAACGCTCGGTCAGTTCGTCGACAGTGGCCACGTGGAGGTGCAGAAAATGCTCGAACATCTGGTGAGTTCGGCTAGCTTCATCACCAGGAGTTACACCACGGCTTTGCTGTGTAATGCCTCGCTTTACGGTGATATTCCGGCACTGATTGCCATTGGGCAATATCTGATGGGAGCAGACATCGAAACCTTTCCTCCCACGATCTTGGAGGCTGA TTACGTCCTGTTTGAACACCAGTCCAATATTCTTGTGTGGATACCGGTACTATTAGTATCGATCGCTACTCAATACTCAATGTTGACGTCATTGGCCGCAAACGAGTGCTTGAATTGGAACCTTTTGCATCATGTTTCGTGTCTGTTCAAAATGGTCAAGTTTGAGATCTCCCACTTGGGCGAGTGTTCCACCTCGGATGAATTCAAAAAACGACTGGTGAAAATTGTCACCGTTCACGACGCTGCTTACag gtcgacgatttttttataa
- the LOC6040695 gene encoding uncharacterized protein LOC6040695 isoform X2, which translates to MLFKKDKPFPMMETTVRLCKFIGLWHDTDLGKVCWQAKFTLASLTFWYIVPEICFVTRQDRELTIRLKGMIEILAMSIFVVRIGAHVLHRGTLQRCFWDVQETLGQFVDSGHVEVQKMLEHLVSSASFITRSYTTALLCNASLYGDIPALIAIGQYLMGADIETFPPTILEADYVLFEHQSNILVWIPVLLVSIATQYSMLTSLAANECLNWNLLHHVSCLFKMVKFEISHLGECSTSDEFKKRLVKIVTVHDAAYRVQPFRRQSINVAGPSERLRSKNC; encoded by the exons ATGCTGTTCAAGAAAGACAAACCCTTCCCGATGATGGAGACCACCGTGAGGTTGTGCAAGTTTATTGGCCTGTGGCACGACACCGACCTCGGTAAGGTGTGCTGGCAGGCCAAATTCACTCTGGCAAGTTTGACCTTTTGGTACATCGTTCCGGAAATTTGCTTCGTGACCCGCCAGGACCGGGAACTGACCATACGGTTGAAAGGTATGATTGAGATATTGGCCATGTCGATCTTCGTGGTACGCATCGGTGCCCACGTGCTCCATCGGGGAACGCTGCAGAGGTGCTTCTGGGACGTGCAGGAAACGCTCGGTCAGTTCGTCGACAGTGGCCACGTGGAGGTGCAGAAAATGCTCGAACATCTGGTGAGTTCGGCTAGCTTCATCACCAGGAGTTACACCACGGCTTTGCTGTGTAATGCCTCGCTTTACGGTGATATTCCGGCACTGATTGCCATTGGGCAATATCTGATGGGAGCAGACATCGAAACCTTTCCTCCCACGATCTTGGAGGCTGA TTACGTCCTGTTTGAACACCAGTCCAATATTCTTGTGTGGATACCGGTACTATTAGTATCGATCGCTACTCAATACTCAATGTTGACGTCATTGGCCGCAAACGAGTGCTTGAATTGGAACCTTTTGCATCATGTTTCGTGTCTGTTCAAAATGGTCAAGTTTGAGATCTCCCACTTGGGCGAGTGTTCCACCTCGGATGAATTCAAAAAACGACTGGTGAAAATTGTCACCGTTCACGACGCTGCTTACag AGTTCAGCCATTTCGGAGGCAATCTATCAATGTGGCTGGACCGAGCGAACGCCTTCGGAGCAAAAACTGCTGA
- the LOC6040695 gene encoding uncharacterized protein LOC6040695 isoform X1 yields MLFKKDKPFPMMETTVRLCKFIGLWHDTDLGKVCWQAKFTLASLTFWYIVPEICFVTRQDRELTIRLKGMIEILAMSIFVVRIGAHVLHRGTLQRCFWDVQETLGQFVDSGHVEVQKMLEHLVSSASFITRSYTTALLCNASLYGDIPALIAIGQYLMGADIETFPPTILEADYVLFEHQSNILVWIPVLLVSIATQYSMLTSLAANECLNWNLLHHVSCLFKMVKFEISHLGECSTSDEFKKRLVKIVTVHDAAYRNALCLETVLSPVMFILYCTFVTKVCAMMLLVTIVDDFFIIAMMLFVNAWHGTYGSEFSHFGGNLSMWLDRANAFGAKTADVCADAFAAPGGHHGLEVFCPRKGVVFCGYKDHIPVLYNHEAVVRN; encoded by the exons ATGCTGTTCAAGAAAGACAAACCCTTCCCGATGATGGAGACCACCGTGAGGTTGTGCAAGTTTATTGGCCTGTGGCACGACACCGACCTCGGTAAGGTGTGCTGGCAGGCCAAATTCACTCTGGCAAGTTTGACCTTTTGGTACATCGTTCCGGAAATTTGCTTCGTGACCCGCCAGGACCGGGAACTGACCATACGGTTGAAAGGTATGATTGAGATATTGGCCATGTCGATCTTCGTGGTACGCATCGGTGCCCACGTGCTCCATCGGGGAACGCTGCAGAGGTGCTTCTGGGACGTGCAGGAAACGCTCGGTCAGTTCGTCGACAGTGGCCACGTGGAGGTGCAGAAAATGCTCGAACATCTGGTGAGTTCGGCTAGCTTCATCACCAGGAGTTACACCACGGCTTTGCTGTGTAATGCCTCGCTTTACGGTGATATTCCGGCACTGATTGCCATTGGGCAATATCTGATGGGAGCAGACATCGAAACCTTTCCTCCCACGATCTTGGAGGCTGA TTACGTCCTGTTTGAACACCAGTCCAATATTCTTGTGTGGATACCGGTACTATTAGTATCGATCGCTACTCAATACTCAATGTTGACGTCATTGGCCGCAAACGAGTGCTTGAATTGGAACCTTTTGCATCATGTTTCGTGTCTGTTCAAAATGGTCAAGTTTGAGATCTCCCACTTGGGCGAGTGTTCCACCTCGGATGAATTCAAAAAACGACTGGTGAAAATTGTCACCGTTCACGACGCTGCTTACag AAACGCATTATGTCTAGAGACAGTCTTGAGCCCTGTAATGTTCATTCTCTACTGTACCTTTGTGACAAAAGTGTGTGCCATGAtgcttttggtaacgatt gtcgacgatttttttataatcgcgATGATGTTATTTGTCAATGCTTGGCACGGAACTTACGGAAGCG AGTTCAGCCATTTCGGAGGCAATCTATCAATGTGGCTGGACCGAGCGAACGCCTTCGGAGCAAAAACTGCTGATGTTTGTGCAGATGCGTTCGCAGCGCCGGGTGGCCATCAcggtttggaagttttttgcccTCGGAAGGGCGTCGTTTTCTGTG GCTATAAAGACCACATTCCAGTACTTTACAATCATGAGgcagttgtgcgaaattga
- the LOC6040693 gene encoding odorant receptor 94a: MSSINLPSFPMMVGTVRWCKLIGLWDGTGSARYHPRTLTLLLALIFWYILPTCMFVLRRQDRPLTLVMKAVHEVMAMTAFVLRISAHALSRSTLEKCFYEVQGALDEFARNGQLSEDMRKHLERADVVLARYYIPGNLFGIFLYGGLPGVLAIGRFVFTGYAEELPATVLEADYVLFDHQSNFWIWLPTLIVSVAVQYGMIIGITANETFCWNLIHHVSCLFKIVSARVARLDEFEEEEAYQQELEAILETHLVCYRSVCYLEKALYLQMAVLYSACVAVTCFVLFVVSIVDDLFLLAMMAFVLNYHVFLIFSFSVLGSELMDASTSVAEAIYNIKWYNRSISEQRCLQFMIYRSQNAIFITAGKFFKLTRATFMVAMKTAFSYFTIMQQLYAEE; the protein is encoded by the exons ATGTCGTCCATCAACCTTCCATCCTTTCCAATGATGGTCGGAACCGTCCGGTGGTGCAAACTCATCGGTCTCTGGGACGGAACCGGTTCTGCAAGATATCACCCGAGGACACTGACGCTGCTGCTGGCGCTCATCTTCTGGTACATCTTGCCGACCTGTATGTTTGTTCTACGCCGCCAGGACCGGCCCCTGACGCTGGTTATGAAGGCCGTCCACGAGGTGATGGCGATGACCGCCTTTGTGCTGCGGATCTCTGCCCACGCACTGAGCCGTTCAACGCTGGAAAAGTGCTTCTACGAGGTCCAGGGTGCCCTCGACGAGTTCGCACGCAATGGTCAACTCAGTGAGGATATGAGGAAGCACCTGGAACGGGCGGATGTGGTTCTGGCGAGGTACTACATCCCTGGGAACTTGTTTGGGATATTCCTGTACGGTGGCCTGCCGGGAGTACTGGCGATTGGTCGGTTTGTGTTCACTGGGTATGCTGAGGAACTTCCGGCGACCGTCCTAGAGGCAGA TTACGTGCTCTTTGATCATCAGTCCAACTTTTGGATCTGGCTGCCGACGCTGATCGTTTCGGTCGCCGTTCAGTACGGAATGATCATCGGGATTACCGCGAACGAGACGTTCTGCTGGAACCTGATCCACCACGTGTCCTGTCTGTTCAAGATTGTGTCCGCTAGGGTGGCCCGGCTGGATGAGTTTGAAGAAGAGGAGGCTTACCAGCAGGAGCTGGAGGCTATTCTGGAGACGCATCTCGTTTGCTACAG GAGTGTTTGCTACCTCGAAAAGGCTCTCTACCTTCAGATGGCGGTACTGTACAGTGCTTGTGTTGCTGTCACCTGTTTCGTTCTGTTTGTTGTTAGCATT GTTGATGACCTATTTCTGCTCGCAATGATGGCCTTCGTGTTGAACTACCacgtttttctaatattttcattttccgTGCTGGGGAGTGAGTTGATGGATGCG aGCACCTCGGTTGCGGAGGCAATTTACAACATAAAATGGTACAATCGATCGATTTCAGAGCAACGTTGCCTCCAGTTTATGATTTACCGGTCACAAAATGCGATATTCATTACGGCTGGAAAGTTTTTCAAACTAACTCGTGCCACATTCATGGTG GCTATGAAAACGGCGTTTTCATACTTTACAATCATGCAACAGCTCTACGCAGAGGAATGA